One genomic region from Paracoccus pantotrophus encodes:
- a CDS encoding DUF475 domain-containing protein, with product MTGNPMRSTLSYMTWPFVVTGAGLALAAFLGWEYHGTGSGAFAFFLIAGILAVLEISLSFDNAIVNANKLKQMVPKWQRRFLTWGILIAVFGMRVIFPLLVVVIAAHLAPWEAIRLAATQPQEYSRIIHEAHLPIAAFGGSFLMLVALNYFFDEAKDVDWIKGVEAALRKLGEIRGMEVGFVLVCMLVIVGQLPAEKEHAFIIAAIWGVITYLLVDMLGHVLDRWGGGPQPVDMARGGFGAFLYLEVLDASFSFDGVIGAFALTQNLFLIAIGLGIGAMYVRSMTVMLVERGTLAAFRYLEHGAFWSIFVLSILMFVQTLRPIPEVVTGLLGACFIGMAFLSSLAWRRRHPHG from the coding sequence ATGACGGGGAACCCGATGAGATCCACCCTGAGCTACATGACCTGGCCCTTCGTCGTCACCGGTGCGGGCCTGGCGCTGGCCGCCTTCCTTGGCTGGGAATATCACGGCACCGGCTCGGGGGCCTTCGCATTCTTCCTGATCGCCGGCATCCTGGCGGTGCTGGAAATCTCGCTCAGCTTCGACAATGCGATCGTCAATGCCAACAAGCTCAAGCAGATGGTGCCGAAATGGCAGCGCCGCTTCCTGACCTGGGGCATCCTGATCGCGGTCTTCGGCATGCGGGTGATCTTTCCGCTGCTGGTGGTGGTCATCGCCGCCCATCTCGCACCATGGGAGGCCATTCGTCTGGCCGCCACCCAGCCGCAGGAATATTCCCGCATCATCCACGAGGCGCATCTGCCCATCGCGGCCTTTGGCGGCTCGTTCCTGATGCTGGTGGCGCTGAACTATTTCTTCGACGAGGCCAAGGACGTGGACTGGATCAAGGGCGTCGAGGCCGCGCTGCGCAAGCTGGGCGAGATCCGCGGCATGGAGGTCGGCTTCGTGCTGGTCTGCATGCTGGTGATCGTCGGCCAGCTGCCGGCGGAAAAGGAGCATGCCTTCATCATCGCCGCGATCTGGGGGGTGATCACCTATCTGCTGGTGGACATGCTGGGCCATGTTCTGGACCGCTGGGGCGGCGGGCCGCAGCCGGTCGACATGGCGCGCGGCGGTTTCGGCGCCTTCCTCTATCTCGAGGTGCTGGACGCCTCTTTCAGCTTCGACGGGGTGATCGGCGCCTTCGCGCTGACCCAGAACCTGTTCCTGATCGCCATCGGGCTTGGCATCGGTGCGATGTATGTGCGCTCGATGACGGTGATGCTGGTCGAACGCGGCACGCTCGCCGCCTTCCGCTATCTCGAACATGGTGCCTTCTGGTCGATCTTCGTGCTGTCCATCCTGATGTTCGTCCAGACCCTGCGGCCGATCCCCGAAGTAGTCACCGGCCTTCTGGGCGCCTGTTTCATCGGCATGGCCTTCCTCAGCTCGCTGGCCTGGCGCCGCCGTCACCCGCACGGCTGA
- a CDS encoding aminopeptidase P family protein codes for MFQNYDSHSDPAAHPPRLAALRRELAARGLDGFLVPRADAHQGEYVAARDARLAWLTGFTGSAGFCIVTPDRAGVFIDGRYRVQVKAEVDPAHFTPVPWPETRPADWLREALPEGGRIGYDPWLHTRREIREMEKGLAGSGIALIALDTNPVDAIWPDQPEAPVGAVRLWPDAIAGETAAEKRARIAQALREAGQQAAVLTLPDSVSWLLNIRGADVPKNPVVQCFAIIEENGHVAVFTNPAKFGAEVRAALGNAVSVLPLDALTPALTNLAGPVRVDPASAPDRVFALIESMKTPIAEGPDPVILPKACKNPAEIAGMRAAHLQDGAAVAELLCWLDARAAHLDAEPLTEIDVAQRLEELRVARGILDISFDTIAATGPHAAIPHYHVDRQSNLRILPGHVLLVDSGGQYANGTTDITRTLPMGPADPAARRPYTRVLQGMIAISQVQFPKGVAGCHIDALARAPLWSEGMDYDHGTGHGVGAGLSVHEGPVRISRISEIPLQPGMILSNEPGYYREGAFGIRIENLIVVEKRESPDGREMLGFETLTFAPIDRRLIEPGLLAPAEIAWLDAYHAQVWEKISPLVEGEVRDWLHRATRPLDGRA; via the coding sequence ATGTTCCAGAATTACGACAGCCATTCCGACCCCGCCGCACATCCGCCCCGGCTGGCCGCGCTGCGCCGCGAACTGGCGGCGCGCGGGCTCGACGGCTTCCTGGTGCCGCGCGCCGATGCGCATCAGGGCGAATATGTCGCGGCGCGCGACGCACGGCTGGCCTGGCTGACCGGCTTCACCGGCAGCGCCGGTTTCTGCATCGTCACCCCCGACCGCGCCGGGGTGTTCATCGACGGCCGCTATCGCGTGCAGGTCAAGGCCGAGGTCGACCCCGCGCATTTCACCCCGGTGCCCTGGCCGGAAACCAGGCCCGCCGACTGGCTGCGCGAGGCGCTGCCCGAGGGCGGGCGCATCGGCTACGACCCCTGGCTGCACACGCGGCGCGAGATCCGCGAGATGGAAAAGGGCCTGGCCGGTTCGGGCATCGCCCTGATCGCGCTCGACACGAACCCGGTCGATGCGATCTGGCCCGACCAGCCCGAGGCGCCGGTGGGCGCGGTGCGGCTCTGGCCCGACGCGATCGCCGGCGAGACCGCGGCCGAGAAGCGCGCCCGCATCGCCCAGGCGCTGCGCGAGGCCGGGCAGCAGGCGGCGGTGCTGACGCTGCCCGATTCGGTCTCGTGGCTTCTGAACATCCGCGGGGCGGACGTGCCGAAGAACCCGGTGGTGCAATGCTTCGCCATCATCGAGGAGAACGGCCATGTCGCCGTCTTCACCAACCCGGCCAAGTTCGGCGCGGAGGTGCGGGCGGCGCTTGGCAACGCGGTCTCGGTGCTGCCGCTCGATGCGCTGACCCCGGCGCTGACCAACCTTGCCGGCCCGGTGCGGGTCGATCCGGCCAGCGCGCCCGACCGGGTCTTCGCGCTGATCGAAAGCATGAAGACCCCCATTGCCGAGGGCCCGGACCCGGTGATCCTGCCGAAAGCCTGCAAGAACCCGGCCGAGATCGCCGGCATGCGCGCCGCGCATCTGCAGGACGGCGCGGCGGTGGCGGAACTCTTGTGCTGGCTCGACGCCCGCGCCGCGCATCTGGACGCCGAGCCGCTGACCGAGATCGACGTGGCGCAAAGGCTTGAGGAATTGCGCGTGGCGCGCGGCATCCTCGACATCAGCTTCGACACGATCGCAGCCACAGGCCCGCATGCCGCGATCCCGCATTACCATGTCGACCGGCAAAGCAACCTGCGCATCCTGCCCGGCCATGTGCTGCTGGTCGATTCCGGCGGGCAATATGCCAACGGCACCACCGACATCACCCGCACCCTGCCGATGGGCCCAGCCGATCCGGCGGCGCGGCGGCCCTATACCCGCGTGCTTCAGGGCATGATCGCCATCTCGCAGGTGCAGTTCCCCAAGGGCGTCGCCGGCTGCCATATCGACGCGCTGGCCCGTGCACCGCTCTGGTCCGAGGGCATGGATTACGACCACGGCACCGGCCATGGCGTCGGCGCCGGCCTGTCCGTGCATGAAGGGCCGGTCCGGATCTCGCGCATCTCGGAGATTCCTCTGCAGCCCGGCATGATCCTGTCGAACGAGCCGGGCTATTACCGCGAGGGCGCCTTCGGCATCCGCATCGAGAACCTGATCGTGGTCGAGAAGCGCGAAAGCCCGGATGGCCGCGAGATGCTGGGCTTCGAGACCCTGACCTTTGCCCCGATCGACCGTCGCCTCATCGAGCCCGGACTGCTCGCCCCGGCCGAGATCGCCTGGCTCGACGCCTATCACGCGCAGGTCTGGGAGAAGATCTCGCCCCTGGTCGAGGGCGAGGTGCGCGACTGGCTCCATCGCGCGACCCGGCCGCTGGACGGCAGGGCCTGA
- the epsE gene encoding exopolysaccharide biosynthesis GT4 family glycosyltransferase EpsE, with amino-acid sequence MLALLAMGARLKRIARQQGWNHVHVHSCADSANIAMFAERLGGPGYSLTLHGPTLEGYGPNQRQKWRHARFATIISQLLTRVAEREIGTDRPAVINVAPMGVDLDQIRRRTPWQPPAPGEALRIFSCGRLNAVKGHDHLIETVALLRAQGIDARLEIAGEDEQGGSGHHRQLDALIAGKGLGDAVTLLGAISEDRVREGLERAHVFALASLNEGISVAIMEAMAMEMPVVVTDVGGNHELITSGRDAILVPPERPEIMAEEIARLHADPAEARRLAQASRARVAADFHHRRSAQALADGLARTLPGAGAALARA; translated from the coding sequence ATGCTGGCGCTGCTGGCCATGGGCGCGCGGCTGAAGCGTATCGCCCGCCAGCAGGGCTGGAACCATGTCCATGTCCACAGCTGCGCCGACAGCGCCAATATCGCCATGTTCGCGGAACGCCTGGGCGGGCCCGGCTACAGCCTGACCCTGCACGGGCCGACGCTGGAGGGCTACGGGCCGAACCAGCGGCAGAAATGGCGCCATGCGCGCTTCGCCACCATCATCTCGCAATTGCTGACGCGGGTGGCCGAGCGCGAGATCGGCACCGACCGCCCCGCCGTCATCAATGTCGCGCCGATGGGCGTGGACCTCGACCAGATCCGACGCCGGACGCCCTGGCAGCCTCCTGCCCCCGGCGAGGCGCTGCGCATTTTCAGCTGCGGCCGGCTGAACGCGGTCAAGGGCCACGACCACCTGATCGAGACCGTCGCCCTGCTGCGCGCCCAGGGCATCGACGCCCGGCTGGAAATCGCCGGCGAGGACGAGCAGGGCGGCTCGGGCCATCACCGCCAGCTCGACGCGCTGATCGCCGGGAAGGGCCTCGGCGATGCGGTCACGCTTTTGGGCGCGATCAGCGAGGATCGGGTGCGCGAGGGGCTGGAGCGCGCGCATGTCTTTGCGCTGGCCAGCCTGAACGAGGGCATCTCGGTCGCGATCATGGAGGCGATGGCGATGGAGATGCCGGTGGTCGTCACCGATGTCGGCGGCAATCACGAGCTGATCACCTCGGGCCGCGACGCGATCCTGGTGCCGCCCGAACGCCCCGAGATCATGGCCGAGGAGATCGCCCGGCTGCACGCCGATCCCGCGGAAGCGCGGCGGCTGGCGCAGGCGTCCCGCGCCCGCGTCGCCGCCGATTTCCACCACCGCCGCAGCGCCCAGGCCCTGGCCGACGGCCTCGCGCGCACCCTGCCCGGCGCGGGCGCGGCGCTGGCCCGCGCCTGA
- the cobT gene encoding cobaltochelatase subunit CobT → MKKSDNPADPFKKALTEATRALAEDHELNVTFTADPSGVAGDTMRLPQVSRRMTRDEVLLARGTADALAMKLRHHDAATHAKYAPAGPMARDLYEAMETARCEALGARDMPGALSNIDAKLGQEAERKGYGQIKAPADAPLAVAAGYIVRQAATGRALPPAAQHVADLWRPFVEEQAGADLDHVGEVLADQAAFARLARKVIADLGYGDQLGEDPDEPQEDEAEENAEQDEEAGDNQSRDQNQDEEAEASPERTQDQTQDERQAQVSMDDQSDEELVDEAEMSEAETPPDLPPQVSEASPDYRVYAQEFDEEIRAEDLADPAELERLRAYLDKQLEPLRGAVSRLANKLQRRLQAQQNRSWEFDKEEGVLDAGRLARVVANPTTPLSFKVEKDTEFRDTVVTLLLDNSGSMRGRPISIAAICADVLARTLERSQVKVEILGFTTRAWKGGQSREKWLTAGRPAQPGRLNDLRHIIYKGADAPWRRVRPNLGLMMKEGLLKENIDGEALEWAHRRLARRPEARRILMVISDGAPVDDSTLSVNPANFLEKHLRDVIAMIERKKQVELLAIGIGHDVTRYYQRAVTITDAEQLAGAMTEQLAALFEADPRKRARAMNLRRAG, encoded by the coding sequence ATGAAAAAATCCGACAACCCCGCCGATCCGTTCAAGAAGGCCCTGACCGAGGCCACCCGCGCGCTGGCCGAGGATCACGAGCTGAACGTGACCTTCACCGCCGACCCGTCCGGCGTGGCGGGCGACACCATGCGCCTGCCGCAGGTCAGCCGCCGCATGACCCGCGACGAGGTGCTGCTGGCGCGCGGCACCGCCGACGCCCTGGCGATGAAGCTGCGCCACCACGACGCCGCGACCCATGCGAAATACGCCCCCGCCGGGCCGATGGCGCGCGACCTCTACGAGGCGATGGAGACCGCGCGCTGCGAGGCATTGGGCGCGCGCGACATGCCCGGCGCGCTCAGCAACATCGACGCCAAGCTGGGCCAGGAGGCCGAGCGCAAGGGCTATGGCCAGATCAAGGCCCCGGCCGATGCGCCGCTGGCCGTCGCGGCGGGCTATATCGTGCGGCAGGCGGCGACGGGCCGCGCCCTGCCCCCGGCCGCGCAGCATGTCGCGGACCTGTGGCGCCCCTTCGTCGAGGAACAGGCCGGCGCCGATCTCGATCATGTGGGCGAGGTGCTGGCCGACCAGGCGGCCTTCGCCCGGCTCGCCCGCAAGGTGATCGCCGACCTGGGCTATGGCGACCAGCTGGGCGAAGACCCCGACGAGCCGCAGGAAGACGAGGCCGAGGAAAACGCCGAGCAGGACGAGGAGGCCGGCGATAACCAGTCCCGCGACCAGAACCAGGACGAGGAGGCCGAGGCCAGCCCCGAGCGCACGCAGGACCAGACCCAGGACGAACGCCAGGCCCAGGTCAGCATGGACGACCAGTCCGACGAGGAGCTGGTGGACGAGGCCGAGATGTCCGAGGCCGAGACGCCGCCCGACCTGCCGCCGCAGGTCAGCGAGGCGAGCCCGGACTACCGCGTCTATGCCCAGGAATTCGACGAGGAGATCCGCGCCGAGGATCTGGCCGATCCGGCCGAGCTGGAGCGGCTGCGCGCCTATCTGGACAAGCAGCTGGAGCCCCTGCGCGGCGCGGTTTCGCGGCTGGCCAACAAGCTGCAACGCCGCCTGCAGGCGCAGCAGAACCGCAGCTGGGAATTCGACAAGGAGGAGGGGGTCTTGGACGCCGGCCGCCTGGCCCGCGTGGTGGCGAACCCGACGACGCCCCTGTCCTTCAAGGTCGAAAAGGACACCGAGTTCCGCGACACCGTGGTCACGCTGCTGCTGGACAATTCCGGCTCGATGCGGGGCCGGCCGATCTCGATCGCCGCGATCTGCGCCGATGTGCTGGCCCGGACGCTGGAACGCAGCCAGGTCAAGGTCGAGATCCTGGGCTTCACCACCCGCGCCTGGAAGGGCGGCCAGAGCCGCGAGAAATGGCTGACCGCCGGCCGGCCGGCGCAGCCGGGGCGGCTGAACGACCTGCGCCATATCATCTACAAGGGTGCCGATGCACCCTGGCGGCGGGTGCGGCCGAACCTGGGCCTGATGATGAAAGAGGGGCTCCTCAAGGAAAATATCGACGGCGAGGCGCTGGAATGGGCGCATCGGCGGCTGGCCCGGCGGCCCGAGGCGCGGCGCATCCTGATGGTGATCTCGGACGGGGCGCCGGTGGACGATTCGACCCTTTCGGTCAACCCGGCGAATTTCCTGGAAAAGCACCTGCGCGACGTGATCGCGATGATCGAGCGCAAGAAGCAGGTGGAACTGCTGGCCATCGGCATCGGCCATGACGTGACCCGCTATTACCAGCGCGCGGTGACGATCACCGATGCCGAACAGTTGGCCGGCGCCATGACCGAGCAGCTTGCCGCCCTGTTCGAGGCCGATCCCAGGAAACGCGCCCGCGCCATGAACCTGCGCCGCGCCGGCTGA
- the cobS gene encoding cobaltochelatase subunit CobS, whose product MLDQNAKPTEEIDLREVFGLDSDMKVKGFAERSDRVPDIDTTYKFDPDTTLAILAGFAYNRRVMIQGYHGTGKSTHIEQVAARLNWPCVRVNLDSHVSRIDLIGKDAIKLVDGKQVTVFHEGILPWALRNPTAIVFDEYDAGRADVMFVIQRVLEADGKLTLLDQNEVITPNPYFRLFATANTVGLGDTTGLYHGTQQINQGQMDRWSLVSTLNYLSHDAEAAIVLAKNPTYNTEKGRKIINQMVTLADLTRTAFMQGDLSTVMSPRTVIAWAQNARIFGDNVGYAFRLTFLNKCDELERQTVAEFYQRLFDEELPESAAVKAG is encoded by the coding sequence ATGCTGGATCAGAACGCGAAACCGACCGAGGAAATCGACCTGCGCGAGGTCTTCGGCCTAGACAGCGACATGAAGGTCAAGGGCTTTGCCGAACGCTCGGACCGGGTGCCCGACATCGACACGACCTACAAGTTCGATCCCGATACCACCTTGGCGATCCTGGCGGGCTTTGCCTATAACCGCCGGGTGATGATCCAGGGCTATCACGGCACCGGCAAATCGACGCATATCGAGCAGGTGGCGGCGCGGCTGAACTGGCCCTGCGTGCGGGTGAACCTGGACAGCCATGTCAGCCGCATCGACCTGATCGGCAAGGACGCGATCAAGCTGGTGGACGGCAAGCAGGTCACGGTGTTCCACGAGGGCATTCTGCCCTGGGCGCTGCGCAACCCGACCGCCATCGTCTTCGACGAATACGACGCCGGCCGCGCCGACGTGATGTTCGTGATCCAGCGCGTGCTGGAGGCCGATGGCAAGCTGACGCTGCTGGACCAGAACGAGGTCATCACGCCCAATCCCTATTTCCGCCTGTTCGCGACGGCGAACACCGTGGGCCTGGGCGACACCACGGGCCTCTATCACGGCACGCAGCAGATCAACCAGGGCCAGATGGACCGCTGGTCGCTGGTCTCGACGCTGAATTACCTGAGCCACGACGCCGAGGCCGCCATCGTGCTGGCCAAGAACCCGACCTACAACACCGAGAAGGGCCGCAAGATCATCAACCAGATGGTGACGCTGGCCGACCTGACGCGCACGGCCTTCATGCAGGGGGATCTTTCGACGGTGATGTCGCCCCGGACGGTGATCGCCTGGGCGCAAAACGCGCGGATCTTCGGCGATAACGTGGGCTATGCCTTCCGCCTGACCTTCCTGAACAAATGCGACGAGCTGGAGCGGCAGACGGTGGCCGAGTTCTATCAGCGGCTCTTCGACGAGGAACTGCCGGAAAGCGCGGCGGTCAAGGCGGGGTGA
- a CDS encoding DUF808 domain-containing protein: MSGLLALLDDVAGIAKIAAASIDDVAGQAVKAGSKAAGAVIDDAAVTPKYVHGFSAAREVPIVMKIARGSLYNKLVILLPIALLLSAFAPWAITPLLMLGGSYLCFEGAEKVLHALSYHKVNEPHLKTTAEGAAGLEEERVRGAIKTDFILSAEIMTIALATIPNGDAIWMKALILAVVALGITVAVYGFVALIVKADDFGLHLHERGGPGAALGRGIVHVMPGFMKVLTVVGTAAMIWVGGQIVIHGLHELGQHQPYEWIHGMAAAAARALPAAPGFAAWAATAFFDGIFGVIWGMILIPVAHYAVTPAIEAVKGAVGAKS; encoded by the coding sequence ATGAGCGGATTGCTGGCGCTGCTGGATGACGTGGCGGGGATCGCCAAGATCGCGGCGGCGTCGATCGACGACGTGGCGGGGCAGGCGGTCAAGGCCGGCAGCAAGGCCGCCGGCGCGGTGATCGACGACGCGGCGGTGACGCCGAAATACGTGCACGGCTTTTCCGCCGCGCGCGAGGTGCCGATCGTGATGAAGATCGCCCGCGGCTCGCTTTACAACAAGCTGGTGATCCTGCTGCCCATCGCGCTGCTGCTCTCGGCCTTTGCGCCCTGGGCGATCACGCCCCTGTTGATGCTGGGCGGCTCCTACCTGTGTTTCGAGGGCGCCGAGAAGGTCCTGCATGCGCTCAGCTACCACAAGGTCAACGAGCCGCATCTGAAGACGACCGCCGAGGGCGCCGCCGGGCTGGAAGAGGAACGGGTGCGCGGCGCGATCAAGACCGACTTCATCCTCTCGGCCGAGATCATGACCATCGCGCTGGCCACGATCCCGAACGGCGATGCGATCTGGATGAAGGCGCTGATCCTGGCCGTGGTGGCCCTGGGCATCACCGTCGCGGTCTACGGCTTCGTGGCGCTGATCGTGAAGGCGGACGATTTCGGCCTGCACCTGCATGAGCGCGGCGGCCCCGGCGCGGCGCTGGGCCGCGGCATCGTCCATGTCATGCCGGGCTTCATGAAGGTGCTGACCGTGGTCGGCACCGCGGCGATGATCTGGGTCGGCGGCCAGATCGTCATCCACGGGCTGCACGAACTGGGCCAGCACCAGCCCTATGAATGGATCCATGGCATGGCCGCGGCCGCGGCCCGGGCCCTGCCCGCTGCGCCCGGCTTCGCCGCCTGGGCCGCCACCGCCTTCTTCGACGGCATCTTCGGGGTGATCTGGGGCATGATCCTGATCCCGGTGGCGCATTACGCCGTCACCCCCGCCATCGAGGCGGTGAAGGGCGCGGTGGGCGCCAAGTCCTGA
- a CDS encoding FAD-binding oxidoreductase translates to MPIPAPALDALSALLGARLSTSGADRELHAQSETFHRAPPPDAVAWPVSTEEVSRIAAICHAHRVPMIGWGTGTSLEGQALAPQGGLVIDLSKMDRVLEIRAEDMQASVQPGCTREALNTELRATGLFFPVDPGANASLGGMAATRASGTTAVRYGTMRDNVLALEVVLADGQVIRTGTRAAKSSAGYDLTGLFVGSEGTLGIITELTLKLHGQPEEVAAAVCGFPTLEQAVECVTATIQSGIPMARIEFIDADVVRAFNRASGTQMHEGPHLMVEFHGGPASVKGDAEAFGALAGEFGGTGFDWATTPEARAALWKMRHNAYRSCLALRPGATAVVTDVCVPMSHLPAAVAAAAEDIRAEGLLGPIVGHVGDGNFHAQILVMPGDEAELAAAKRVALRMAERAIAVGGTITGEHGVGIGKKPLMPAQHGAAIGVMAAIKQALDPQGVLNPGKLVPEVG, encoded by the coding sequence ATGCCGATTCCCGCCCCGGCCCTCGACGCGCTTTCCGCGCTTCTGGGCGCGCGCCTGTCCACCAGCGGCGCCGACCGCGAGTTGCACGCCCAGTCCGAGACCTTCCACCGCGCCCCGCCGCCCGATGCCGTGGCCTGGCCGGTCTCGACCGAGGAGGTCTCGCGCATCGCCGCCATCTGCCACGCGCATCGCGTGCCGATGATCGGCTGGGGCACCGGCACCTCGCTGGAGGGGCAGGCCCTGGCGCCGCAGGGCGGGCTGGTCATCGACCTGTCGAAGATGGACCGGGTGCTGGAGATCCGGGCCGAGGACATGCAGGCCAGCGTCCAGCCCGGCTGCACGCGCGAGGCGCTGAATACCGAATTGCGGGCGACCGGGCTGTTCTTCCCGGTCGATCCCGGCGCCAATGCCTCGCTGGGCGGCATGGCGGCGACGCGCGCCTCGGGCACTACGGCGGTGCGCTACGGCACCATGCGCGACAATGTGCTGGCGCTGGAGGTGGTGCTGGCCGACGGGCAGGTGATCCGCACCGGCACGCGGGCGGCGAAATCCAGCGCCGGCTATGACCTGACCGGGCTTTTCGTCGGCTCCGAGGGCACGCTGGGCATCATCACCGAGCTGACCCTGAAGCTGCACGGCCAGCCCGAGGAGGTCGCCGCGGCGGTCTGCGGCTTTCCGACGCTGGAGCAGGCGGTGGAATGCGTCACCGCGACGATCCAGTCGGGCATCCCCATGGCGCGGATCGAGTTCATCGACGCCGACGTGGTGCGTGCCTTCAACCGCGCCTCGGGCACGCAGATGCACGAGGGCCCGCACCTGATGGTCGAGTTCCACGGCGGACCCGCCTCGGTCAAGGGCGATGCCGAGGCCTTCGGCGCGCTGGCGGGCGAGTTCGGCGGCACCGGCTTCGACTGGGCGACCACGCCCGAGGCGCGGGCGGCGCTGTGGAAGATGCGGCACAATGCCTATCGCTCGTGCCTGGCCTTGCGGCCGGGGGCGACGGCGGTGGTGACGGATGTCTGCGTGCCGATGTCGCACCTGCCCGCCGCCGTGGCCGCGGCGGCCGAGGACATCCGCGCCGAGGGCCTGCTGGGCCCCATCGTCGGCCATGTCGGCGACGGCAACTTCCACGCCCAGATCCTGGTGATGCCCGGAGACGAGGCCGAGCTGGCCGCCGCCAAGCGCGTCGCGCTGCGCATGGCCGAGCGCGCCATCGCGGTGGGCGGCACCATCACCGGCGAGCATGGCGTGGGCATCGGCAAGAAGCCCCTGATGCCCGCCCAGCACGGCGCTGCCATCGGCGTGATGGCGGCGATCAAGCAGGCACTGGACCCCCAGGGGGTGCTGAATCCCGGCAAGCTGGTGCCGGAGGTGGGCTGA
- a CDS encoding DUF2267 domain-containing protein: MPMPWTYRHASKEWRAILDDLKDRMDLVSDNSAYTALDGVLQAFRRRLTAQQGLDFASVLPAIPRAIFVAGWKPDEKPVPFADRRTMTREAQQLRPHHSLTPDNAIEAVAWTIRRYVNKADFQRVLECLPPGAVQFWHVDVADPREIGPRIF, encoded by the coding sequence ATGCCAATGCCATGGACCTATCGCCATGCGTCCAAGGAATGGCGCGCGATTCTCGACGATCTCAAGGACCGCATGGACCTAGTCTCGGACAACAGCGCCTATACCGCCCTGGACGGCGTACTCCAGGCCTTTCGGCGCCGACTCACGGCGCAGCAGGGGCTGGACTTCGCATCTGTCCTGCCAGCGATTCCCAGGGCGATCTTCGTCGCCGGCTGGAAACCCGACGAGAAGCCGGTGCCCTTTGCCGACCGCCGGACCATGACCCGAGAGGCGCAACAGCTCCGGCCGCATCACAGCCTGACCCCGGACAACGCCATCGAGGCCGTGGCCTGGACCATCCGCCGCTATGTGAACAAGGCGGATTTTCAGCGCGTCCTGGAATGCCTGCCGCCGGGCGCAGTCCAGTTCTGGCATGTCGATGTGGCCGACCCCAGGGAGATCGGGCCGCGGATCTTCTGA
- a CDS encoding glycoside hydrolase family 25 protein produces MTFLGKIFTALALVALASCGGPSSGPAVMAGQGSGPQFGDSAPHPWIGGHPYDHPIHGIDISRWQGDIDWHRVRGSGISFAFIKATEGGDHADPNFRRYWREAAQARIPRGAYHYFYFCRSGSEQAAWFIANVPRERGAMPPVLDLEWTASKTCPHRPASHEVLREAKIFKDILHRHYGQRPIIYTTVDFYRDNNLGSWPEEFWLRSVAGHPRIVYPGQRYTFWQYTGTGIVPGIRGNVDLNVFAGSPAQWRAWLNQRLQ; encoded by the coding sequence ATGACATTCCTGGGCAAGATTTTCACGGCGTTGGCGCTGGTCGCGCTGGCCTCCTGCGGGGGGCCTTCCAGCGGGCCGGCGGTGATGGCGGGGCAGGGCAGCGGCCCGCAATTCGGCGACAGCGCGCCCCATCCCTGGATCGGCGGGCATCCCTATGACCACCCGATCCACGGCATCGACATCTCGCGCTGGCAGGGCGACATCGACTGGCACCGGGTGCGCGGCTCGGGCATCAGCTTCGCCTTCATCAAGGCGACCGAGGGCGGCGACCATGCCGACCCGAACTTCCGCCGCTACTGGCGCGAGGCGGCGCAGGCGCGCATCCCGCGCGGCGCCTATCACTATTTCTATTTCTGCCGCTCGGGCTCGGAGCAGGCGGCCTGGTTCATCGCCAACGTGCCCAGGGAGCGCGGCGCCATGCCGCCGGTGCTGGACCTGGAATGGACCGCCTCCAAGACCTGCCCGCATCGCCCGGCCAGCCATGAGGTGCTGCGCGAGGCCAAGATCTTCAAGGACATCCTGCACCGGCATTACGGCCAGCGCCCGATCATCTACACCACGGTCGATTTCTACCGCGACAACAACCTCGGCTCCTGGCCCGAGGAGTTCTGGCTGCGCTCGGTCGCGGGCCATCCGCGCATCGTCTATCCCGGCCAGCGCTACACGTTCTGGCAATATACCGGCACCGGCATCGTGCCGGGGATCCGCGGCAACGTGGACCTGAACGTCTTTGCGGGCTCGCCCGCGCAGTGGCGGGCATGGCTGAACCAGCGCCTGCAATAA